Proteins found in one Terriglobales bacterium genomic segment:
- a CDS encoding PAS domain S-box protein: protein SRYELRVLRKDGSVGWVEMSAGLIKWDGWPASLGIAYDITERKQAERELRTSRDLLRAVTEGTLDVIFVKDLRGHYLMMNPAGARHLGLSPEAVVGRHDSEFFGPESARCFREQESGVVRTGEARTFEYPLTYPDATTRTFLSVKAPARDESGQIVGIIGVAHDITERKRAETALAENERRFRELAQTAPTAIFVYDGSRIVYANPATEEITGYSREELLVLDPHEMVHPDFRGQVKARAVARLRGEAVPGRYELPMLRRDGTTRWVDLSARVLNFDSKPAILVIAYDITDRKRAEEAALMAEMKYRAIFEQSVVGNFQSTPEGRFLMVNQAMARMYGYDSPGEMTRSVTNIGAQLYTDAKRRTEYRRMLEDLGRVMDFEAEHRRKDGSTFWTSDSTRAVRDAGGRLLYYEGTVQDITARKQAEAALRRLSGRLLTLQDEERRRIARELHDSTAQNLAALIMNLGAAEKGAARMNLKARRALTEGLALAKQSAREIRTLSYLLHPPMLDEFGLAAALRWYVHGFSERSGIRLELEMPRKLRRLPPDVERTLFRITQEALANLRQHSASKRAKVVLRRKNGRVELEVRDYGKGLLANGRHPQRPMGVGLVGMRERVDQLEGQLVIEPAKPKGTRVRVWLPVGMGKP, encoded by the coding sequence CCTCCAGGTACGAGCTGCGCGTGCTGCGCAAGGACGGCTCGGTAGGCTGGGTTGAGATGAGCGCGGGGTTGATCAAGTGGGACGGGTGGCCGGCCTCGTTGGGCATCGCCTACGACATCACTGAGCGCAAACAAGCGGAGCGTGAGCTGCGGACGAGCCGCGACTTGCTGAGGGCCGTCACCGAGGGGACGCTGGACGTTATCTTCGTCAAGGACCTGCGGGGGCACTACCTGATGATGAACCCTGCTGGCGCACGACATTTGGGCTTGTCTCCCGAAGCAGTGGTTGGGAGACACGACAGCGAGTTTTTTGGGCCGGAGAGCGCTCGCTGCTTCCGCGAGCAGGAGAGCGGCGTGGTCCGAACGGGCGAAGCACGAACTTTCGAATATCCGCTCACATATCCCGACGCCACAACCAGGACGTTTCTCAGTGTCAAGGCTCCGGCCCGGGATGAATCCGGGCAGATCGTGGGAATCATCGGGGTAGCTCACGACATCACCGAACGCAAGCGCGCGGAGACGGCGCTGGCGGAGAACGAGCGCCGGTTCCGGGAACTAGCCCAGACCGCTCCCACCGCCATCTTTGTGTACGACGGTAGCCGGATCGTGTACGCCAACCCGGCTACCGAGGAGATAACGGGATACAGCCGGGAGGAACTGCTGGTCCTTGACCCGCACGAGATGGTGCATCCCGACTTCAGGGGACAGGTGAAAGCGCGGGCGGTGGCGAGGTTGCGTGGGGAGGCTGTGCCCGGCCGTTATGAGCTGCCCATGCTTCGTCGGGACGGCACAACCCGCTGGGTGGACTTGAGCGCCCGGGTGCTGAACTTCGACAGCAAGCCGGCCATATTGGTGATCGCCTATGACATCACCGACCGGAAGCGGGCAGAAGAAGCCGCGCTCATGGCGGAAATGAAATACCGGGCCATCTTCGAACAATCCGTCGTGGGAAACTTCCAATCCACGCCCGAAGGGCGCTTCCTGATGGTCAATCAAGCCATGGCACGAATGTACGGTTACGACTCACCGGGCGAGATGACTCGCAGCGTGACCAACATCGGGGCACAGCTCTACACGGATGCGAAGCGCCGAACCGAGTATCGCCGGATGCTCGAGGACCTGGGACGAGTAATGGATTTCGAGGCCGAGCATCGACGCAAGGATGGCAGCACCTTCTGGACCTCAGACAGCACGCGCGCGGTCCGCGATGCGGGTGGAAGACTCCTGTACTACGAGGGCACCGTGCAGGACATCACCGCGCGCAAGCAGGCGGAAGCGGCGTTGCGCCGACTTTCCGGCCGGCTGCTGACCCTGCAGGACGAAGAACGCCGCCGCATCGCGCGCGAGTTGCACGACTCCACGGCGCAGAACCTGGCCGCGTTGATCATGAATCTGGGCGCGGCGGAAAAAGGGGCGGCTCGGATGAACCTCAAGGCCCGGCGTGCGCTCACCGAGGGCCTGGCGCTGGCCAAGCAGTCGGCTCGCGAGATCCGCACCCTGTCCTATCTGCTACACCCGCCGATGCTCGACGAGTTCGGGCTGGCGGCGGCGCTGCGCTGGTACGTTCACGGTTTCAGTGAGCGCAGCGGAATCCGGTTGGAGCTCGAGATGCCCAGGAAACTGCGCCGGCTGCCACCGGATGTTGAAAGAACGCTGTTCCGCATCACGCAGGAGGCCCTGGCCAACCTGCGCCAGCATTCCGCCAGCAAGCGGGCCAAGGTTGTGCTCAGGCGAAAAAACGGCCGCGTCGAGCTGGAGGTGCGGGACTACGGCAAAGGTCTGCTCGCCAACGGTCGTCACCCCCAACGCCCCATGGGAGTGGGCTTGGTGGGGATGAGGGAGCGCGTGGACCAACTCGAAGGCCAGTTAGTGATCGAACCGGCCAAGCCGAAGGGGACGCGGGTGCGGGTCTGGCTGCCGGTGGGCATGGGCAAGCCGTGA
- a CDS encoding response regulator transcription factor, which yields MKARRILVVDDFPVVLRGLCALLDGQPGWQVCGEAVDGRQAVEKARELQPDLVILDISMPELNGIAATSRILKAAPDTRVLILTMHSSEEMVERVLAAGAQGYVVKSDAERDLVAAVESLLRGKPFFSPSISESFRNGDFKRKGTSPKGQAARPSLSQRECEVMQLLAEGKTNKEVAGRLGISVRTVESHRAHIMNKLRFRSLSDLVRYAVRNQVVQG from the coding sequence GTGAAGGCAAGACGCATTTTGGTAGTCGACGACTTCCCGGTGGTCCTCCGCGGCTTGTGCGCCTTGCTGGATGGGCAGCCGGGCTGGCAGGTGTGTGGCGAGGCAGTCGATGGCCGGCAGGCGGTCGAGAAAGCCCGCGAGCTGCAACCCGACCTGGTGATTCTCGACATCAGCATGCCGGAGCTGAATGGGATCGCGGCCACTTCGCGCATCCTGAAGGCGGCGCCGGACACCCGAGTACTGATCCTTACCATGCACAGCTCCGAGGAGATGGTGGAGCGAGTGCTGGCCGCCGGGGCACAGGGCTACGTGGTAAAGTCCGACGCGGAACGGGATCTGGTGGCGGCGGTCGAATCGCTGTTGCGAGGCAAGCCGTTTTTCTCGCCGTCCATCTCTGAGTCGTTCCGGAACGGCGACTTCAAGAGGAAGGGAACCAGCCCGAAAGGTCAGGCCGCCCGGCCAAGCCTCAGCCAGCGCGAATGCGAGGTGATGCAACTACTGGCCGAGGGAAAGACCAATAAGGAGGTGGCGGGGCGGCTGGGAATCAGCGTGCGCACCGTAGAGAGCCACCGCGCCCACATCATGAACAAGCTGCGCTTTCGTTCGCTCAGCGACCTGGTGCGCTACGCGGTCAGGAATCAAGTGGTACAGGGCTAG
- a CDS encoding EAL domain-containing protein gives MKTECLLDAVLEPGGLTTRVQPIFEISSRGQRLHAVECLSRGPRGTILESAGVLFEYVRRKRREPVVDRACVGTILETVRCLPPDVDVSINVHASTLGGDRQFADFLLQTAEENLVAPSRIILEVVEQTPSWDRPGLISSLHMLRENEVRIALDDLGSGHSHYRTLLDCKPDYVKVDSSIVVGCGSDPYRHAVLDSILHLGREFGALPVVEGVDRYSDLETLLTMGFTLVQCYLLAAPMTVEELRACEWFSRRSNYNRPSLLVRDMVSQRRSPSVVGPLAPALRQLELVR, from the coding sequence ATGAAAACCGAGTGTCTTCTTGATGCGGTGCTCGAACCCGGCGGTCTCACGACCCGGGTTCAGCCCATTTTCGAGATCTCTTCCCGCGGCCAACGGCTGCATGCCGTGGAATGCTTGAGCCGCGGGCCGAGGGGAACCATCCTCGAGTCAGCCGGCGTGCTCTTTGAGTATGTCCGTCGCAAGCGCCGCGAACCTGTGGTGGATCGGGCCTGCGTCGGTACCATCTTGGAGACCGTGCGCTGCCTTCCGCCCGACGTGGACGTCTCCATCAACGTGCATGCCTCCACGCTGGGCGGCGACCGCCAGTTCGCCGACTTCCTGCTGCAAACCGCCGAAGAGAACCTGGTGGCGCCTTCGCGCATCATCCTGGAGGTGGTGGAGCAAACTCCCTCCTGGGACCGTCCCGGCCTGATTTCTTCCCTTCATATGTTGCGGGAGAATGAAGTCCGCATCGCCCTGGATGACCTGGGGAGCGGCCACTCCCATTACCGCACGCTGCTGGACTGCAAGCCCGACTACGTGAAGGTGGATTCATCCATCGTGGTCGGCTGTGGGTCCGATCCGTATCGCCACGCCGTTCTGGATTCGATCCTGCATCTGGGCCGCGAGTTCGGCGCCCTTCCCGTCGTTGAAGGTGTGGATCGATACTCCGACCTGGAAACCCTGCTCACCATGGGCTTCACCCTGGTTCAGTGCTACCTGCTGGCTGCACCCATGACAGTGGAAGAATTGCGGGCCTGTGAGTGGTTCTCCCGTCGCTCCAACTACAACCGGCCCAGCCTTCTGGTTCGGGACATGGTGTCGCAGCGAAGGAGCCCTTCCGTTGTGGGTCCCTTGGCGCCTGCCCTTCGGCAACTGGAGCTCGTCCGCTAG